AGTTCTGTTTGGGTTCTATGGCCCAATATAGTAAATAGCCCACgcggtttcaactttcaaatatACATAATAAAGACTAAAGAGGAAATAGTTATATTGGTCTCTAAGTGTTGAGTGGTGGAGCTGTAGATTCATatggatttattatttttacttcaCTACTCACAGTTTTTCATGTAGAtaagttattttaaaaattgtggtCTTAGCAATTTTGTTACATAAATTTCAAGTGACCCAATATCCTATTATTAGAtcactttttatatttaaaatatgaaattaaattaaattaaatctgaaattaactaaatttatggcattttgaaaataaaatataacatgtTAAGTAAAAAAGTTTAAGTAAATTGTAAACAGAAAATATCTAAACCTAAGAAATACTACACaatgataatagtagattcaatgttgaaaatattttcatatttaataatttCACCTCAACTTAGAGGGTAATGTCATAAGTATTTTCATGTATAATATAGAATGTGTCATAAAATTTAGTATACAAGATACAACGGAAAAGGGCTAAACATTcaattttatatctataattttttttatagttagaTTAAATATCaccttaaaattcaaattaaagatgatgagagtttttgttttacaaaaaaattatattcagaatgaaaagcaaaaaaagtaaaaaaagaaaagaaaagaaaatgggtCAACTTGACCCAACCTATCATTCTACTGGCCAGGTACGAGTTGTCAGTTGacacattttttacaaatttatatcAGGTTGAtccttttattataaaaatcatCTATCTGTGCCTATTTTTCTAATGCTATGTTCAAGCGGGTCAATAGGTCCAAGTCCAATTTTAATAGGTTTACTTATTTCccattctcaaattttttttttttttttttttaaccaatggAATTGAACAACCTTGTCTAAATATTAAGGAGGCAACAGGGCCATTCCAAAGAGTTTTGTTTAGAACGTTTGTCAAATTACAATAATGAAGTGTTTGAAATTGTTGTTCCCATTTGGAAACCAATAGACATAGAGTTTTAATAAgtcaaaaatgacaaaagatgACATATTGAGTGTTATTTTATTACGTCCATTTATTATTGAACagtgtattaaaaaaaaaaaacctacaacacttagggcccgtttggtacatgtgtttaaaaactgaaaattgttgtttgaaaacatttatagaaatacgtgtgggtgaaaaagtgtattgAAATGCgtgaaatgttgtttaaaaactgaaaatggttatttaaaaatacaaaccaaacacccccttaaaGCTTGAAATTCCAGCTTAGAATAAGTCCCTGAAGCCTCTTGTGGTAATTTATGCTTAGGATTTTTTTGTGTCCTTAAAAGTTTTTAAGTCTCTCATAACGCAGAAGAAGGTCATATAGCTAGATGAATTATGCAACACATCCTTTTCTAAAGCATGCTATTTGGTGGTgaattatgcttttttttttattttttatttttttttaactacttgGCAGCTACGTCAGCAtcattgtattattatttttatttctatttgtCAACGTACACTGTTTTCACGGGAATGGCATAAAccatttttatttggattttactaatatgtgcttaatttctatttttttaaaaaaaaattctcattaattgaaaaaataataacaatttttttaatttttaaaaaaatatttttaaaaataaaaaacttaatatatacCCTTACGCACACATTAACcgaactatttttatttttggcataaACCTTTTTGACCCAGGAATAAACGATCATGAGTGGATCATCTGACATATATTTGTATGGGGATTATAATTTAGTTTTGGGCATATCTATAAGATTCGGATAATGCTCGGCTTTTAGTGCTCTAGTGCTTGGGAGCCACACGATTTGGACACGTAGTAAAAATCGGATACTTGTCGGTAGAGGCAAAGTCAGGGGTTACTCCTCAAAATATTAATGAGTACCGTATATTAAACCTCTTAATTGCTTTGCCTCCTGAGAAAAATCCGAAAAACAATCCTACTACCTTacacaaggaaaaaaaactttgacacaattgtttaaaacaaaaaggctAGTGTTTATTGCATACACTAGTGCAAATACACATTGCCCAAATACATTATAGGAAACAGgtttttcacttaaaaatacttttaattaTCTTCTCTCAAGATTTAGCATGTCACTATTCAACACACCTTGAAAGTTTATCTCAaaaatttaccttttttttggCACAGagtatttttgagattttaatatttattggaagttattttagacattacgtaatagaatattttagaaatcaaattgGGTCCATGGCAAAGATAATGGGGTTGTTGTGTACCGTTTGTGTAAGTCACTACTTGTATGATAAAGAATTTCACTACCTTGGGACAATTAGAGTTACTATCATTGTTTACTAGGACTTACCTTCAAAACTCATAACACTTTCTTTTTCCAACCTTCTAGGACTAGGCAATAAAAGATTCCATTAGAATTTAAACGATAATTTAATGGTAAGGGAATATTTGTTAGTTTCCAAtacttggggggggggggggggggaattgctcaattttcaagttttatgagCAAATTGTGAACTACCCTATAAAACTCAAATAGAGAAAAtactttttccctttttattatattaattctAGAATGTAACATATTGTTCATGTTCTGCTGAGCATGCAACTGAAGCTACAAGAATCAACTGAATTACTTATAGGAGAGTGGAAAATGGATAAggaatattaatattttaaagaaatttgcAATGTGTACTAGGGTTAGCATTTAACAACGTGTTTctctaaccatttttttttaatcaacacCTGATTTTAAAGAGTTTAGAGTTTTTAGACAATAAGTGGAACCACAATTATTTGTGTTGGTCAGGAGGACCACATGTAGGATTGAGTAAATTCTCCAACAAATGAACTTAGAAGTTGATAGTAGCACATGGTAACAACTTGTGAATGATTTCACCCTACCTTTGTCCATTGGCGTAGGGCAAATATCAAATCAAGAAGGATTACATAAATTGTGGTTTCAAATAcagtctttaattaaaaaatttacagaTGAAAAAAATGCATATTGACATATAAATCCATATCCAAGCATACACCTTATATGAAAGTTCATGCTTTAACAGTTTaacaacaaaactaaatcatatAATAGGGTAATATATTATATCAATCATTCATCTTCAAATTTTGTTACATAATAATACACTCAACCCTCCTCACACGTAAAATTCTGGCAGATAAATATCATGTTTTTATCTCAAACACACATTACATCAAATTAATTAAGAATCAAGTACATTGTCCACACTGACTTATTTAAACGAACAAGGGAGTTCGACAAAAGAAAAGTAAACAAAGGGCATGACATAGTAGCCATAGAGGATGTGtaccagagagagagaaaggccTATGTGAAATCCTGACAGTTACAGAACTCTTACAGGTACTTTTATTGAACAACAATCTGAAAAGACATAGAATCAGTGTGGTTATGGTCATTTATATTAGGGGTGGTGTTTCTTTTTACCCTTAATAATATGCCAAGATAGAGTACACCGTTTGTACGACACTGAGACCAAGTACAAAGAACGCGGCAAGGAAGGCAATGACCGTCCAGGGGCTGTCGAAATGGGTATGAATAACTTGAGATATCCAAGTCATTgacttcatttcaatataattCTGGATTTGAACTCTGACTTCTCTATACATTACGGGGTTAGGCACCAAGTCAGTGCCTATCTCATTGAAGACGAGAGCCACTTCTTCGTCGCTGCCAAGGAGGTTGCGGAGTATGCCGGCTTTTCTGAGGTCTATAACGTCTTTGGGTTCATCAATAAGTGAATCAAGGAAGGATATGTAAGAGGTGATCCCAAAGTCATTCTCGAAATCCGGACACATCTCGTAGGCTATTAAGTTAAAGAACTTAGGCCCAGTTGAGTCATCCACTGTTAttggaggaagctgaaggattCCAGGGTAGAAATTccatttttttgtgaattttatcTCTCCCAAGCAACTACTTTGGCTGGTCTCCAAATGGATTCCTACCTCTCTAAGCTCCTGCACATTACGAAATGAATGCCAATCTTTCCTAGAATTTTGACCTTTCTTGTCCTTCTTATGCTTAGAACTATGTTTGTCGGTCACAGTTTTCCAAAAGCAGCAGGGGCGTTTCTCGCCAGATTTATCCTCCTCAGTACTATCTTCTTCCTTGCCAGTCTTACCTAGAAGTCTTTTCCGcagaagatcaagaagatggaCGGCATTTTCATCAAATGGGGGTTTTGTATCTTCATCAGATGGGGGTTTTGTATCTTCAACTGGCCTGCTGTGCATATTGATGAAACTTTGGATCGACGTCTTCAAACTCTCTCTATGTTCACTATTTTGAGTATTTGTCACTAAATAGTCGAGGAGTTGATAAGGAAGTTGATTCTCCAACAAGAACAAATCTTGCTCCACAAAGGCCACTTGAtcgtttttaattttgaaatctttgacCTTCTGATCAGGATGAGCAACCAAGTCTATGAACTGCAATGTTGCACAGCCGTCCACAAACAACATCCAAGCAAGGTCCTCATCACTATATTTCCGTGTCACTTTCTCATCATAGCACTCCCTCAGTTCTTTGATATTATCCTCAATAATACCATACAATTCTTCAACAGTCCTGCCAGTTTTTCCAATGAATTTGTCTGCCAACATAAGCTTGTACTCCTCTGTTAGCTGATATTTAGACTTACCATGATGGATAGGACCGAGTGATACCACTCTCGGCTCACAGTACTTTCGGTAATGCTTGTGACCTCGCAGCATTAAAACCTGATGGTTCCGCAATTTATAAATTAACATAATCAATAACAGacacaaaatataataaattgacaataaataatatgttttttaaaCACATTGAAatgctatatataaaataatttaaaataataagataTAAATATCGTGTACGTATAGCTAGCTTGACTAAGTACTATGAATAAACCTCGCTCCTTTTAGGCTTTCACATCACAGattaaatatttaagatatGTCTCAAGATTCAACCAATGTAACAAGTCCAGTGACTCATTAATCTTAGCATACAACATCCACTAGAGAAGTAATTTTTGCCCACAATATGTCTTTCCTTGAAAAATCTTGGTTAACACCTTTGTGTTCTATGCAGTCAAATGAATAGATTAATTCAACAAGTTTATTATCAATTCCA
The DNA window shown above is from Quercus lobata isolate SW786 chromosome 7, ValleyOak3.0 Primary Assembly, whole genome shotgun sequence and carries:
- the LOC115954035 gene encoding UPF0481 protein At3g47200-like, whose amino-acid sequence is MEHVISMEFHLRKVERKEAGESSRENDQPVVVDGDTHTLTITLQERGTTSTSSKEEKFNKLKEAQAKVQLGTTPKISQVLMLRGHKHYRKYCEPRVVSLGPIHHGKSKYQLTEEYKLMLADKFIGKTGRTVEELYGIIEDNIKELRECYDEKVTRKYSDEDLAWMLFVDGCATLQFIDLVAHPDQKVKDFKIKNDQVAFVEQDLFLLENQLPYQLLDYLVTNTQNSEHRESLKTSIQSFINMHSRPVEDTKPPSDEDTKPPFDENAVHLLDLLRKRLLGKTGKEEDSTEEDKSGEKRPCCFWKTVTDKHSSKHKKDKKGQNSRKDWHSFRNVQELREVGIHLETSQSSCLGEIKFTKKWNFYPGILQLPPITVDDSTGPKFFNLIAYEMCPDFENDFGITSYISFLDSLIDEPKDVIDLRKAGILRNLLGSDEEVALVFNEIGTDLVPNPVMYREVRVQIQNYIEMKSMTWISQVIHTHFDSPWTVIAFLAAFFVLGLSVVQTVYSILAYY